The Larimichthys crocea isolate SSNF chromosome XII, L_crocea_2.0, whole genome shotgun sequence region CAgagactttattaatccctcaacggggaaattcttttttcactcagtttattttacatgcattttaaccccgaacacacatacaagggctcatagacatgcaatgtggagagagatggtggagtgatgggcagcccccctgaggagcgccctgcgagcagttggggggtcggtgccttgctcaagggcacctcggcagtgcccaggaggtgaactggcacctctccagctaccagtccaccttccatattttggtccatgctggacttgaacaaacattttctcagtAATTTGGAACTCAGTTGGTTCAATATAACAACAGAATCCAGGATGACTTATATTCTACTAATCATGGTGTGATTTGATGAAATAATCCAAAGACATGTAATTACACTTTGTCTTTTCACACTTTCTGTCCTCAGAGTGTAGATATGTCTGCTGCCAGCTGTCTGCTGACTGAAGATCAGTTTCTGTGCTCCATCTGTCTGGATGTGTTCACTGATCCAGTCAGCACACCATGTGGACACAACTTCTGTAAAACCTGCATCACTGAACACTGGAATATTAATTTCCCGTGTCAGTGTCCCAACTGTAAAAAGGTTTTCTCCACAAAACCTGAGCTGCAGGTCAATACTTTCATCTCTGAGATGGCTGCTCAGTTCAGACAGTCAGCTCAACAgaaagccagcagcagcagctcagagcaacAAGTTTCCAAACCAGGAGAAGTTCCCTGTGACGTCTGCACTGGAACCAAACTGAAGGCCCTGAAGTCCTGCCTGGTGTGTCTGGTCTCCTACTGTGAGACTCACCTGGAGCCTCATCTGACAATGTCAGGTCTGAAGAAACATCAGCTGATCGACCCTGTGGAGAACCTGGAAGGCAGGATGTGTACGAAGCACGATAAACTGCTGGAGCTGTTCTGTAAGACCGACcagatgtgtgtctgcatgctctGCACTGTTTTAGACCACAAGACACATGATGTTGTTCCTCTGAAAGAAGAATATGAAGGAAAGAAGACTGAGCTGGAGAAGACAGAGGCTGAAATTCAGCAGATGATCCAGAAGAGACGACTGAAGATTGAGGAGATGAAACGCTCAGTGAAGCTCAGTAAGGaagatgcagacagagagatagcAGATGGTGTTCAGGTCTTCACCGCTCTGAAGGAGTCTGTTGAGAGAAGTCAGGCCGAGCTCATCGACACCatcaaagagaagcagagaaagacagaggaacagGCTGAAGGCTTCATCAAAGAGCTGGAACAGGAAATCTCTGAGCTGAAGAAGAGAAGCACTGAGGTAGCACAGCTCTCACAGTCTCAagaccacctccacctcctccaaagCTTCCCGTCCCTGAACGCTGCTCCACCCACCAAGGACTGGACAGAAGTCAGCGTCCGTCCACCTTCATATGAGGGGACTGTGGTGAGAGCTGTGAATCAGCTGGAGGAGACGCTCAGTAAACAGATGAAGCTGAAGAGGGTCCAGCTGTTTGCAGTGGATGTGACACTCGATCCTGATACAGCACATCCCAAACTCATCCTGTCTGATGATGGGAAACAAGTGTATGATAGTGATGTAAAGAAGAATGTCCCAGACAATCCAGAGAGATTTGATCTTTGTACTTGTGTCTTAGCAAAGCAGAGTTTCTCTTCAGGAAGATTTTATTATGAGGTTCAGGTTAAAGGGAAGACTAAGTGGACTTCAGGAGTGGCCAGAGAGTCGATCAACAGAAAGGGAAAAATCACAGTGAGTCCTCAGAATGGTTACTGGATGATATGTTTGAGGAATGAAAATGAGTACAAAGCTCTTGCTGGTCCTTCAGTCCGTCTCTCTCTGAAGTCTCAGCCTGAGAAGGTGGGGGTGTTTGTGGATTATGAGGAGGGTCTGGTCTCCTTTTATGACGTTGATGCTGCAGCTCTTATCTACTCCTTTACTGgctgctgcttcactgagaAACTCTACCCATACTTTTGTCCATGTCTTAATGATGGAGGTAAAAACTCTGCCCCTCTGATCATCTCTCCTGTCAATCACACTGAGTAGAACAACCATTTGATTTTCTACAGAAAGATTCAAATCATTTCATGTAACAAATGTAGATTTATTGGTGATGTACGGTGCACAGTGACACAAATTACTGACAATGACCTTTTTATGAATAAGATAAAAGTCatttgattttctgctttttttctttttgaataaaCATCTTATTCTGcccaattcatttttttgtttttctttaatatccTGTTTCTAATGACCATATCATGTGGAATCATGTAGAAGTGgatatttttggttttcctgTTGGTTGgtcaaacatttgaaatattatttctgCTTGACTGATCAGGGTAAAGACCATGTGAACTTTGTTTGAACCTTTTTATTGAGGAAATAAATGTCATTAATCAAAGGAGACGAGAACAATTCAATATTTTTTACTATGTATAGCACAAGcatcaacctctgtgtctgtgaagtgaagccaagctcacaacagctcttcagaaacctgcagagaacgtcatggagactacgtccaggttttagacagtctgcggggacgtcacggagactaggtccaggttttagatagTCCTCGTGAGAGAGCTTCTGTCACAGTGCTAAACCTTTCATGCATTTCGTTCAGTCCACCTGGGTTTGATGAGAGGTGTTGATCTTTTTATCACTCTGCTGAAAGGTGCTTCAGAATCAATAGATGTTTATTGAGGCAGTTTGCATATTAAAGGGAGCTAAATTATTGATTTGCATGAAGTTTGTGCAAATACACTTCACATCACCCCAATTTTTCAaggtttttattcatatttatgcagTTCAATGTATCATTGAACTCTGAataattcagattcagatccaaTTCATTCGCTCTGTGAGATTAAACTGTCACCTAGAGAGGCTCCATCCTCAGATTTCCACGTTCCTCCACCCTTAATGTagatgttaaaggacaaatcctgatcaaaaacaactccaagattctttacagtggagctggaggccagggtgatcccatctaaagtaactaagtctctagaaagagagtttctgaggtgtttgggtccaattacaagaacttcagtttgtctgaatttaacatcagaaaattgtaggtcatccaactttttatatccttaaggcatgcttggagtttagttaactgattggttgcatcaggcttgatcgataaatataattgggtgtcgtcagcataacaatggaaattgatagagtgattcctaataatgttccctaaaggaagcatatatgaactgaatagaagtggtcctagtacagaaccttgtgggactccatgacaaactttggtatgcatggaggattcatcattgacgtgaacaaactgagatcgatctaagaaataagacttaaaccagcttagggcggttcctttgatgccagtttgatgttccagtctctgtaaaagaatttgatggtcagtggtgttAGCATCagctaattagcagttagctactaGCATGTCATTAGGCTAAAGAtgtgtccatcataaactctgtaaagcacagagagttgaagctgaggaGCCGGacgacatcagagggaaaagcagcaaatatattgtgaataaaatctgatccagtttgaataaaaacCTCTTCATAGCTTCCTGAATTTTAACTGTGTTGCACGATGTATGACGGTATTTGtggggaaataaaaaagaaataagaaaatattttaaaaaagctgagGAGTAACATGTAAGACATCGTATAGCCGACAGCAGGGGGAGTCAAttctgatttcaggaggtccGGACAGAGAAAATCTGCTCACATTCAGGTTCcgcagcatcatcatgtttaagttgcattataatttagtgACGTTAACTATTGTTGACccataaaataatgattaaataaCAAAGTGCAGCCTGACACACGCTCTTCATAAATAACTGGATCACCAGTCTGAGACTGAAACAAATGACATGAATGCAGGAGTTAAAGAAACTCTTTATCTCAGACACTTTAAGATGTTCAAAATCATGCATGGAAATAAAAGTGATCATTAGAAATCCTGTTTTCTTTGACTCACTATGAATTttacatctttatttattttttacaaaaagttGAAGCTCTTGTTGTTCCAAAgctttgtcagtgtgtttcctaATGAGCCAATCAAAGCTCACTTACAGAGCTGCACTGAGAGGAGGAGCAACACTGAAAGAGGAGAAGCTTCAACGTCACATTTCctcaaatgaaagtgaaagtttgtcagagtgtcagcagctgcagtcgAGACaagtctctctgtttgtctgtgaagaaaAGTTCAACTGAATCCATCAGGTTCTTCTCaacaaaacagcagaatctCTGTCAAACACTGGTGAGTACACTGCACTACAAAGCTTCTTAAAGTTTGTTATAGCACATACATATATGAGGAAGAAGCTCAATCCAActgtcacagagaaaacataGCAGATAAACCAGGCCTGCTAAAAGATAACTAGCCTAGATAAGACGGCCTTTGGATTGTCTGAAGTTCAGAGTCCAGGATCTGATTTCATACAGTCATAAAGTTGATGTTTTACAACTTCTACAACTGTTTCAAACTTTGATTAACAGCCTTACAACTTCAATGTTTGTCCCAGCTTCCCTGTTTCTGTacttcctgctgtctgtctttgtgaggcAGTACAGCTGATAATAATGAATAAGATAAAAGTCCATTTGATTTTctgcgtttttttctttttgaataaaCAGCTTATTCTGCCCATTCTTTTTTTAGGCTTCATCAAAGAGCTGGAACAGGAAATCTCTGAGCTGAAGAAGAGAAGCACTGAGGTAGCACAGCTCTCACAGTCTCAagaccacctccacctcctccaaagCTTCCCGTCCCTGAACACTGCTCCACCCACCAAGGACTGGACAGAAGTCAGCGTCCGTCCACCTTCATATGAGAGGACTGTGGTGAGAGCTGTGAATCAGCTGGAGGAGACGCTCAGTAAACAGATGAAGAAGCTGCTTGAGGTCGAGCTGAAGAGGGTCCAGCTGTTTGCAGTGGATGTGACACTCGATCCTGATACAGCAAATCCCTGGCTCATCCTGTCTGATGATGGGAAACAAGTTAAACTTGGTGATGTAAAGAAGAATGTCCCAGACAATCCAGAGAGATTTGATCCTTGTCCTAATGTCTTAGCAAAGCAGAGTTTCTCTTCAGGAAGATTTTATTATGAGGTTCAGGTTAAAGGGAAGACTAAGTGGGATTTAGGAGTGGCCAGAGAGTCGATCAACAGAAAGGGAAAAATCACAGTGAGTCCTCAGGATGGTTACTGGATGATATGTTTGAGGAATGAAAATGAGTACCAAGCTGCTGCTGGTCCTTCAGTCCGTCTCTCTCTGAAGTCTCAGCCTGAGAAGGTGGGGGTGTTTGTGGATTATGAGGAGGGTCTGGTCTCCTTTTATGACGTTGATGCTGCAGCTCTTATCTACTCCTTTACTGgctgctgcttcactgagaAACTCTACCCATACTTTAGTCCATGTAATAATGATGGAGGTAAAAACTCTGCCCCTCTGATCATCTCTCCTGTCAATCACACTGAGTAGAACAACCATTTGATTTTCTACAGAAAGATTCAAATCATGTCATGTAACAAATGTAGATTTATTGGTGATGTACGGTGAAcacattgatgttttttctgattctgacctttttttctctcaatgtttttctctgatgtGTCACATTGCTACTTACTACTACAACACAGCAACTTTACTGCACTGATTGATATTATCTAATGTGCTCTGATTTATTCTAACAACTGTTCAAtcatcagaaaacaatgaatcagAAGGAAGAAACATTTCCTTAAATGTCTGGGTGCCAAATTCAACCTTTTTATTGTCTGATCATTGTATATATAAGAATTGTTGCACACTGCCACAAATTACTGACAGTGACCTTTTTATGAATAAGATAAAAGTCAtttgattttcagttttttcctgttgaataaataaataaatacattttattctgcccatttttattcttgttttagtttttctttaacATCCTGTTTCTAATGACCATATcatgtgattaaaaaacacCTGGCGAGCTCCGATACCTCATCACATGTGAGATAGTTGGTCGTGTAAGATAATGTAGCGTTATCttcttcacataaaaacacattcaatggACTCAAAGCTTAATTGTAAAAAGTCAGTCTCAGAGCAGAAGTCATTTATTACTTTGTCATGAATTCTTTGTTTTTGGTAGAAGTGGAAATTTTTGGTTTTCCTGTTGGTTGGttaaacattcaaaatattatTGATCAGGGTAAAGACCATGTGAACTTTGTTTGAACCTTTTTATTGAGGAAACAAATGTCATTAATCAAAGGAGACGAGAACAATTCAATATTTTTTACTATGTATAGCACAAGcatcaacctctgtgtctgtgaagtgaagccaagctcacaacagctcttcagaaacctgcggagaacgtcatggagactacgtccaggttttagacagtctgcggggacgtcacggagactacgtccaggttttagatggtctgcggggacgtcacggagactacgtccaggttttagacagtctgcggggacgtcacggagactacgtccaggttttagacagtctgcggggacgtcacggagactacgtccaggttttagacagtctgcggggacgtcacggagactacgtccaggttttagacagtctgcggggacgtcacggagactacgtccaggttttagacagtctgcggggacgtcacggagactacgtccaggttttagacagtctgcggggacgtcacggagactacgtccaggttttagacagtctgcggggacgtcacggagactacgtccaggttttagacagtctgcggggacgtcacggagactacgtccaggttttagacagtctgcggggacgtcacggagactacgtccaggttttagacagtctgtggggacgtcacagaggactgaaTCAACCACAAACCATAAAATCAGTGCAGCATGCGGCATTCGGTTGTTTAATCTCGTCCATGACGACAAATGTCAAGTGAAATGTCATCTGtggacaacaacacaacacacacacacacacacacacacacacacacacacacacagtcctgtgaATATTAATACATCTTGTGAACAGCTGCTGATCTtcttttctgatttctgatctGAAGTTCCGAATGCTGGTTGGACGTGATCGAAAGGAGGCAAACGGACCCCCGTCCGCCTCGCAGCACCTGAAGTTTCCAGCTCGACTTGACTGTgacaaaaatgaatttgtttcGTGGTTCAGTTGAGCAGCTTCCTCGTATCAAGCTCAGGGCCGACAGCGGAGAGTCGTGACAGAAGTACACAGTGTGAAAATCAGGGAATTATTCCTGAAACCTTCCTGTGAGCTGCAGACAGTCATCCATCACGAGGAGCCCCGACACAAACCAGACAGCGCTCGCTCAGCCTGGCAGTGATGAGGTTTGAGTTCTGTTTCCTGAACAAACATTTAGGATTCGCTGCCGTCGTGTGCAGACTGTGATGCCACAGAATGAGTTTGAAGAGCTGTGCATGCAGACGGCCTCTGAGGGCGACTTCAGAGCTTCTTATCGTCGGCTGTGTCCTGTCCTGCAGCCTCCTACAATGATTGGTTGGAGCCGGTTCATATAAGCCAGGACGCTGCCTGTCCCTGGGCAACACTTTATActacattcatttaaagttcTGTGAAGGCCGACTTAAAGATGGAAAGATTGCTCCTCTGTTTGCTGGACACCGCTGGCTCAAACCAACAGCAGGCTGATCTGACCTCGACACGAGCTGGCATTTCAGCACGCGGCCTCGTCGACCGAAGCTTAAACACACCACGTGGCGGCTTACGGCATCGTCGCAGCTTCCACAACACGCTAAGCTCTGCCAGCTGGCCGCGGCACCGTGTGTTGGTAGAGTTGGCGCGGCGACACGGCTCCTACACGTCAGCAGATGCTGCAACAACCGAGTCcacacaggaaagaaaaaatgtgactGATGCTTTGGGACATTTGTGATAATCAGAATTTTGTTCTGTAGTTTTATTAATGTCAGTTCTGagttattaaatatgttggaaaacagctgctgaaaacacgtgaaaagactaAATGATATATTTCTGACATGTGGCGTTAGAGGCTGAAACAGggttttgtgggcggtccttaagggtggctcgatgacacgctgaggccgccctgaacagagacagacatgaaatcatctcagctcagagatGTGGGGTTGCATGACTTCAGATTATTTTAAGTCGACACTAATATGATGAAAGTCGAGTCGACTAGTCGCTGGTGAcgtcatttatatttttttcagtaattaAAGAACGACAGGAGGTGAGATGCTTTGCAGTAACCTGTATTCACTGACGATGGACAGCTGTTACACAGCGAGCATCGAGTatcaacaacaagcagcagctcagctgtTAAATCTGATGGAACATACCTACACGTTCTGTACAGGCGCAGTGGAAAACAGAATACTGAACTCTTCAAACAGTTTGTGaggaaacaacacagacaagagCCTGCATCCGAGTCATCATCACAGTCCTGCTCAGTCACAGTTTGGGTTTTTCGATCCTGGTTTGCAAGAACACGAGCGCCTCTACGTGCGCTGGGTGAAGGCTCGCCCGCTGTCGTGTATTTCCAGCCAGTGAAACAATCCTCTCGCTTGTCGCTGAGACAGCCAGGTAACGTTTGCACAACTTGGCCAAACAGGGAAATCTGTCCTGGTTCTGGGCCCAGCAGTGCAGCGGGTTCTGCATGGTGGGAGTGTTCGGTGTTTGTTTACGGTGATTAGCGACTAGTCGATGTCAAGCTCTAAACGTCATTGTGGAGTAGTGACATCGACAAATCGAAGCCCTCGCTCAGAGCgtttcagagttagtcatgtTCATTTCCTGAACTcgtctgacatgtttcagtcacttcaatcACTTACCTGATTTTAACAGCTGGTTTCATGAAGtcgttgatatttttaatcattcagatttgttGGGGTGGTTAATAACTCTTTCTTCTTTGGCCTGATGaactcagatttatttatttatttcttcatgcTGACTTTACACAGATCAGATCTAACCTGaagcggctgtggctcaggaggtcgAGCCGGTTCagtccccggctcctccggtctgcatgttgACGTGTCCTCGGGCGAGATGCTCATGTGTGAAATTAAactgcatattttaaaataatcaaaccAGAAGAAAGAACGCCTCAGGTGATCTGCACGTCATTAACTCCTGTTAGCTGAATGGCCTTCAGGTCACTGCAGGTCCTCGTCAGTCATGGAGCGAGCTGGACGTCTCCCTCCTTCTCCAATCTGCTGTCACCTGATCCCCCACTCACCTGAGCACCTGTTTCTCATCCCCTCAGAGAATAAAGCTGCTCGTCTCCATCCGGCCAGCTGAGCCGAGTTCCAGACTTTTTATGTAAAGTTAAACTGTGAACCGTGTGTTCGGTCCAGACCTCGGAGACGTTACAGCGCGAGTCATTTCTTTACCTCCTCTTTATTCTTTAACATGAAGCTGCTGATCTTCTCcatgtttctgtcagtgtttctaTCCTGATCCAACGTTGTCCAAAAACTAGAGTCCACAACTTTGCtaccagccaatcatcatccaggtctccagcagccaatcatcatccaggtccccagcagcagctgatctcactgcctagtccagcagcagtcagcccagctcggcgtctgtctttcagccttttatttcaccaagctctcaccaaccactaaaagtcagtcccacatttactcttgtccggcggcttcttgctcgctcactgtgtctccgagacgtccccgcagactgtctaaaacctggacgcagtctccgtgactcacagactgtctaaacctggacgtagtcttaAGGTGGTTGTTGCTCTGCCTCGGCTCTCCTCTGTGATCAAAGCCTGAGTGCAAACAGCAGCCGACACTAAAGCCCAACAACACCGGCACATCCAGCAGTTCAGGGTGGCGCCGAGCGAGTATCTGTGAGTGCTGTGGTGAATTATGGACCCGCCTGACAGGAAAGCCTTTGAttacagaggaaggagaggacgTGATCTGCATTCAgtgtcaaaacaaaactgttttctgcGTTTGAATAAATCCTGTGACGCCTTCGCTTTCATACGACTCGACGTCGCTTCCACCTCTGAAAATGAgacaattcaaaacaaaaccacccgaagctgcaacaacacagaacacacgatgaagatgatgagtGTCAAATACAACCTGAAATTATTCAGCTCTTTGATAACTTCAGGGTGAACGTCGACTGTTTCTACACAAGCCCAGAATGGACAGACAGAACACACGGCTGGTCTTAacacgtcacggagactacatccaggttttagacagtcagcggggatgtcacggagactacgtccaggttttagacagtctgcggggacgtcacggagactaagacttaaaaaacataatgagTGTTTTAGTGAGTCCTTGgtcaggtttgtttgtgtgagaatATCTGCTGCTCTCAAACAGCCAGTGAACAGTCTGcagggatcacacacacacacacacacacacacacacacacacacacacactctgtaacatGATGTTTCAGaatcatttcttcttttctcttccattCAGACCAACAGCGCCCCCAAAAGGTGAGGAGGAGAACAACAGAGCAGCTGAGATTCATGTTCAAATCATCCGAGAGCAAGAAGGTAACGAGTACGGTAATGACCTTtaatcacagagacacacagacgtccccacagactgtctaaaacctggacgtagtctctgtgacgtccccgcagactgtctaaaacctggacgtagtctccgtagACTGTAATCAGTCAGGTGGACTGGATCATTTGTGGGTTTGGACTTCCCTCAGGACTTGCAGACTTCCTGGGAACGTGTCGGCACATTCCGGTGAATGATTCCTGGTCATCAGTAGTCATCAGTCATAGTGACATCATCAgacctgatgatgtcactatgacatcagtgtgtttgtgttgacgTGTACTTAAAGACGGCTGAAGCGTGGTTCTGTCAGTAAGACAGGATTCAAAGCAGCTTCTCATTGATGAAACTTTAATGCATgattctttgatttattttgaaaataatcaCCTCTAATTATTTTACAGACGAGCACATTTACAAAAGAACAGACGTCAGACGTCGCGGCGACAGCGGCTCGCTTCGTGTTTCAGTTCAGAGCGCGACGCCGTCCAGCAGGGAATGATCAGGAAGTCCTCCGAGCTCAGATTCTGTCTTCAGGACCTGACTGTggcactgaacacacacacacacacacacacacacacacacacacacacacacacacacacacacaggtgtaggTGAAGCGTGCTCCGTCAGTCGTCCGGTTCGGTCACGCACTGCTCCACGATCTCTCTCAGGTTTGGGTTTTCCATGGCGGCCGCCACTCGCTCTTTATCGTTGATCTGTTTATTAactggagacacaaacaacagcaattAACAATGAGACGCAAACTACACACCAACTACGCACCAACTACACACCAACTACACACCGACTGCACACCAACTACACACCAACTACACACCAACTACACACCAACTGCGCACCAACTACACACCAACTACACAACCAACTACACACCATCTAC contains the following coding sequences:
- the LOC109138299 gene encoding E3 ubiquitin-protein ligase TRIM21 isoform X1 is translated as MSAASCLLTEDQFLCSICLDVFTDPVSTPCGHNFCKTCITEHWNINFPCQCPNCKKVFSTKPELQVNTFISEMAAQFRQSAQQKASSSSSEQQVSKPGEVPCDVCTGTKLKALKSCLVCLVSYCETHLEPHLTMSGLKKHQLIDPVENLEGRMCTKHDKLLELFCKTDQMCVCMLCTVLDHKTHDVVPLKEEYEGKKTELEKTEAEIQQMIQKRRLKIEEMKRSVKLSKEDADREIADGVQVFTALKESVERSQAELIDTIKEKQRKTEEQAEGFIKELEQEISELKKRSTEVAQLSQSQDHLHLLQSFPSLNTAPPTKDWTEVSVRPPSYERTVVRAVNQLEETLSKQMKKLLEVELKRVQLFAVDVTLDPDTANPWLILSDDGKQVKLGDVKKNVPDNPERFDPCPNVLAKQSFSSGRFYYEVQVKGKTKWDLGVARESINRKGKITVSPQDGYWMICLRNENEYQAAAGPSVRLSLKSQPEKVGVFVDYEEGLVSFYDVDAAALIYSFTGCCFTEKLYPYFSPCNNDGGKNSAPLIISPVNHTE
- the LOC109138299 gene encoding E3 ubiquitin-protein ligase TRIM21 isoform X2, whose protein sequence is MSAASCLLTEDQFLCSICLDVFTDPVSTPCGHNFCKTCITEHWNINFPCQCPNCKKVFSTKPELQVNTFISEMAAQFRQSAQQKASSSSSEQQVSKPGEVPCDVCTGTKLKALKSCLVCLVSYCETHLEPHLTMSGLKKHQLIDPVENLEGRMCTKHDKLLELFCKTDQMCVCMLCTVLDHKTHDVVPLKEEYEGKKTELEKTEAEIQQMIQKRRLKIEEMKRSVKLSKEDADREIADGVQVFTALKESVERSQAELIDTIKEKQRKTEEQAEGFIKELEQEISELKKRSTEVAQLSQSQDHLHLLQSFPSLNTAPPTKDWTEVSVRPPSYERTVVRAVNQLEETLSKQMKKLLEVELKRVQLFAVDVTLDPDTANPWLILSDDGKQVKLGDVKKNVPDNPERFDPCPNVLAKQSFSSGRFYYEVQVKGKTKWDLGVARESINRKGKITVSPQDGYWMICLRNENEYQAAAGPSVRLSLKSQPEKVGVFVDYEEGLVSFYDVDAAALIYSFTGCCFTEKLYPYFSPCNNDGGKNSAPLIISPVNHTE
- the LOC109138299 gene encoding zinc finger protein RFP isoform X3; the protein is MSAASCLLTEDQFLCSICLDVFTDPVSTPCGHNFCKTCITEHWNINFPCQCPNCKKVFSTKPELQVNTFISEMAAQFRQSAQQKASSSSSEQQVSKPGEVPCDVCTGTKLKALKSCLVCLVSYCETHLEPHLTMSGLKKHQLIDPVENLEGRMCTKHDKLLELFCKTDQMCVCMLCTVLDHKTHDVVPLKEEYEGKKTELEKTEAEIQQMIQKRRLKIEEMKRSVKLSKEDADREIADGVQVFTALKESVERSQAELIDTIKEKQRKTEEQAEGFIKELEQEISELKKRSTEVAQLSQSQDHLHLLQSFPSLNAAPPTKDWTEVSVRPPSYEGTVVRAVNQLEETLSKQMKLKRVQLFAVDVTLDPDTAHPKLILSDDGKQVYDSDVKKNVPDNPERFDLCTCVLAKQSFSSGRFYYEVQVKGKTKWTSGVARESINRKGKITVSPQNGYWMICLRNENEYKALAGPSVRLSLKSQPEKVGVFVDYEEGLVSFYDVDAAALIYSFTGCCFTEKLYPYFCPCLNDGGKNSAPLIISPVNHTE